One genomic window of Bacteroidales bacterium includes the following:
- a CDS encoding T9SS type A sorting domain-containing protein, translating into MKQKILLIAILLLSISISFSQSESFEKYITDTDGKIYYSDTEKEISEIIDKNKLNKNLIRNLSIIWNNEDYDISDNQNADSWDPRIDVGADGTLYVVYNDNHEGTGLQKIMFRKKEPAGDWTEPIYIDKGGVIGARNNHFPAVAVSPNGDIHSMYNVWAFENYRNFIGYSFYDASEDLWSDGVEISEAGGSVSSHAHHDIYSTDNNLPVVIWGFDNRENEDYEEIYMKYYDGTTWSSDIIVSTASDNLSATYPYMVNIGNNKAMIIFNEETSNLNEQELRYRIYDETTHTLTDIQSVPQTQYNTDNSNSIIYDISKKDDENAIIAIWQNPNFSPFRDTIKCINYNILNEEFAMSEHKFISETDGNFPKYLSVDCDLEGNCAIIYTDTYLKTCNFIEFDSVSGFSEAQVFNSEDLIDSPECKFDSDGNLHVVWPDLRFDIPGGYVEREVFYEKGTNIENIYTVTFTVDDGTVPIDGAEIAIGGGTYTTTAGEVAIDLEEGNYTYTVTAVGFDDFTDTYTVTADAGQTVAVHMTETISVKNLIAVGISIYPNPSDGVFNINVENNFNLEVFDITGKIINTQALTGSSTIEINNAGVYFLRFSNNETTVVQRVIVK; encoded by the coding sequence ATGAAACAAAAAATTTTATTAATCGCCATATTGTTATTGTCAATATCAATATCTTTCTCACAATCAGAAAGTTTTGAAAAATATATAACTGATACTGACGGAAAAATATATTATTCTGATACAGAAAAAGAGATTTCGGAAATTATTGATAAAAATAAGTTAAACAAAAATTTAATACGTAATCTGTCAATTATTTGGAATAATGAAGATTATGACATTTCGGATAATCAAAATGCTGACTCTTGGGATCCTCGTATAGATGTGGGAGCTGACGGAACATTATATGTTGTTTATAATGATAATCACGAAGGAACAGGATTACAAAAAATAATGTTCAGAAAAAAAGAGCCTGCCGGTGATTGGACAGAACCAATATATATTGATAAGGGCGGAGTTATTGGTGCAAGGAATAATCATTTCCCGGCAGTTGCAGTTTCTCCAAACGGAGATATTCATTCAATGTATAATGTTTGGGCTTTTGAAAACTATAGAAATTTTATCGGATATTCTTTTTATGATGCCTCTGAAGACCTGTGGAGTGATGGTGTAGAAATTTCCGAAGCAGGCGGCAGTGTATCTTCTCATGCTCATCACGATATTTATTCAACAGATAATAATTTACCTGTAGTAATTTGGGGTTTCGACAACAGAGAAAACGAAGATTATGAAGAAATTTATATGAAATACTACGACGGCACCACTTGGTCGAGTGATATTATTGTCTCAACTGCCTCAGATAATTTAAGTGCAACTTATCCGTATATGGTAAACATAGGAAACAATAAAGCAATGATCATTTTTAATGAAGAAACTTCAAATCTGAATGAACAAGAATTAAGATACAGAATTTATGATGAAACTACACATACTTTAACTGATATTCAATCTGTTCCTCAAACTCAATATAATACAGATAACAGTAACTCTATAATATATGATATATCAAAAAAAGATGATGAAAATGCAATTATTGCAATATGGCAAAATCCTAACTTTTCACCATTTAGAGATACAATAAAATGTATTAATTATAATATACTTAATGAAGAGTTTGCAATGTCGGAGCATAAATTTATAAGCGAAACCGACGGTAATTTTCCGAAATATCTTTCAGTTGATTGTGATTTAGAAGGTAATTGTGCAATAATTTATACAGATACTTATCTTAAAACATGTAATTTTATTGAATTTGATTCAGTATCAGGATTTAGTGAGGCTCAAGTGTTTAACAGCGAAGACCTTATAGATTCCCCTGAATGTAAATTTGATTCAGACGGAAATTTGCATGTTGTTTGGCCTGATCTGAGATTTGATATTCCCGGTGGTTATGTAGAAAGAGAAGTTTTTTATGAAAAGGGTACAAATATTGAAAATATTTATACAGTAACATTTACCGTTGACGACGGAACAGTCCCGATTGACGGTGCTGAAATTGCAATAGGAGGTGGAACTTATACAACCACTGCAGGAGAAGTTGCAATTGACCTTGAAGAAGGAAATTATACTTATACTGTAACAGCTGTCGGGTTTGATGATTTTACCGATACTTATACAGTTACTGCTGATGCAGGTCAAACTGTAGCAGTTCATATGACTGAAACTATTTCTGTTAAGAATCTTATTGCGGTTGGAATAAGCATTTATCCCAATCCTTCTGACGGAGTATTTAACATAAATGTTGAAAATAACTTTAATCTTGAAGTATTTGATATTACAGGAAAAATTATTAATACTCAAGCTCTTACAGGCAGCTCAACTATTGAGATTAATAATGCAGGAGTTTATTTTTTACGTTTCAGTAATAATGAAACAACAGTGGTACAAAGAGTTATTGTAAAATAA
- a CDS encoding pyridoxamine 5'-phosphate oxidase family protein, producing MRKTNQEIKDTAIIEEILSTSIICRIAMTDGERPYLLPFNYGYNNNCIYIHSALKGKKLDVLRKNNSVCFEIEHKSEIIKDKLACKWTTLYRSVVGYGTIEIIEDFNEKIHGLTIIMTQHGAPDITDFKPQHVDRMVILKLTVSKLTGKQSSNWERLNNK from the coding sequence ATGAGAAAAACTAATCAAGAAATAAAAGATACTGCAATAATCGAAGAAATATTATCAACTTCAATTATTTGCAGAATAGCAATGACAGATGGTGAAAGACCTTATTTGTTGCCTTTCAATTACGGATATAATAATAATTGCATATATATTCATTCTGCTCTTAAAGGCAAAAAATTAGATGTCTTAAGAAAAAATAATTCTGTATGTTTTGAAATTGAACATAAATCAGAGATCATTAAAGATAAGCTTGCTTGTAAATGGACAACTTTATATCGTTCCGTTGTCGGTTACGGAACAATAGAAATTATTGAAGATTTTAATGAAAAGATACATGGGCTAACAATCATTATGACTCAACACGGTGCTCCCGATATAACAGATTTCAAACCTCAACATGTTGACAGAATGGTAATATTAAAACTTACTGTTTCAAAGTTAACAGGAAAACAATCAAGTAATTGGGAACGTCTCAATAATAAATAA
- a CDS encoding S9 family peptidase yields the protein MKRQIFIGLIIILSLNSCKEEEMKAPIAEIKPVELTKHKHTRVDNYYWMKDRDSSYVIDYLNAENEYTKAMMKETDQFQKDLYNEMLSRIKQTDNSVPYLYNGYYYYTRYEEGKEYPVYCRKKGNLDSGEEIMLNVNEMAETYAYFHVGGLSVTPDNKLLAYSVDTVSRRKYTIKFKSLETGKVYGDQIPNTSGEITWANDNKTIFYSTIDETLRPYKIHRYELGSNKSVDVYEEKDSTFACYVYKTKSSEYLVIGSSSTVADEYRILEAGKPKGTFRIFETRHDDMLYDIDHYKDKFYIRTNLNAKNFSLAETSENKTSSENWKLIIPHRDDVLLESFELFNNYLVVEERKHGLIQLRVIDQRSKEEHYVDFGEETYSAYISINREFDTGKLRFGYTSLTTPNSTFDYDMTNRRKKLMKEQEVLGSFDKDDYKAERIWAEAPDGTKVPISLVYKKDLFKKDGSKPLWIQAYGSYGSSSDVYFSTVRLSLLNRGFVYAVAHVRGGQEMGRYWYDEGKLLNKKNTFTDFIACTEFLQKEKYTSSEKTFAWGGSAGGLLMGAVSNMKPEIYKGIIASVPFVDVMTTMLDETIPLTTSEYNEWGNPNDKTYYDYMLSYSPYDNVEAKDYPNMLITTGYHDSQVQYWEPAKWTAKLRTMKKDNNLLLLKTNMDFGHSGASGRFEKLKDAALEYAFVFKLSGIKE from the coding sequence ATAAAAAGACAAATATTTATCGGCTTAATTATAATTTTGAGCCTTAATTCATGTAAAGAAGAAGAAATGAAAGCACCAATAGCTGAAATTAAGCCTGTTGAATTAACAAAGCACAAGCATACTCGTGTGGATAACTATTATTGGATGAAAGACAGAGATTCATCTTATGTTATTGATTATTTAAATGCCGAGAATGAATATACTAAAGCAATGATGAAAGAAACAGATCAATTCCAAAAAGATCTTTATAATGAAATGCTTTCAAGAATTAAACAAACAGATAATTCTGTTCCGTATTTGTATAACGGTTATTATTATTATACCCGATATGAAGAAGGGAAAGAGTACCCTGTCTATTGCAGAAAGAAAGGAAATCTTGATTCCGGAGAAGAGATAATGTTGAATGTAAATGAAATGGCAGAAACTTATGCATATTTTCATGTAGGGGGACTATCTGTAACACCCGATAATAAACTTTTAGCCTATTCTGTTGATACTGTTTCGAGAAGAAAATATACAATAAAATTCAAAAGTCTTGAAACCGGTAAAGTTTATGGAGATCAAATCCCGAACACATCAGGAGAAATTACATGGGCAAATGACAATAAAACGATTTTTTATTCAACCATAGATGAAACATTAAGGCCTTATAAAATTCATCGTTATGAATTAGGATCAAATAAAAGTGTTGATGTTTATGAGGAAAAAGATTCGACTTTTGCATGTTATGTTTATAAAACAAAATCTTCTGAATATTTGGTCATCGGATCATCTTCAACCGTAGCTGATGAATACAGAATATTAGAAGCCGGGAAACCCAAAGGAACTTTTCGAATATTTGAAACCAGACATGATGATATGCTCTATGACATTGATCATTATAAAGATAAGTTTTATATACGAACCAATTTAAATGCTAAAAACTTCAGTTTAGCGGAAACTTCGGAAAATAAAACAAGTTCTGAAAACTGGAAGCTTATAATTCCTCACAGAGACGATGTTTTGTTAGAGAGCTTTGAATTATTTAACAACTATTTGGTTGTTGAAGAGCGAAAACACGGCTTAATACAATTAAGGGTTATTGATCAAAGAAGCAAGGAGGAACATTATGTGGATTTTGGTGAAGAAACTTATTCTGCTTATATCAGTATTAACAGAGAATTTGATACCGGTAAGTTACGTTTTGGTTACACATCTTTAACAACCCCTAATTCTACCTTTGATTATGATATGACTAATCGCAGAAAAAAGTTAATGAAAGAGCAAGAAGTATTAGGAAGCTTTGATAAAGACGACTACAAAGCTGAACGAATTTGGGCTGAAGCACCCGACGGTACAAAAGTGCCGATATCTTTGGTTTATAAAAAAGATCTTTTCAAAAAAGACGGAAGTAAGCCTCTTTGGATACAAGCTTACGGTTCTTACGGCTCTTCTTCAGATGTTTATTTTAGTACTGTGCGTTTAAGTTTATTAAACAGAGGGTTTGTATATGCAGTAGCACATGTACGCGGAGGTCAAGAAATGGGTCGATACTGGTATGATGAAGGCAAATTATTAAATAAAAAAAACACATTTACTGATTTTATTGCTTGTACAGAATTTCTTCAAAAAGAAAAATACACATCTTCCGAGAAAACTTTTGCATGGGGCGGAAGTGCAGGCGGATTGCTGATGGGTGCCGTATCTAATATGAAACCGGAAATATATAAAGGAATTATTGCATCCGTTCCGTTTGTTGATGTTATGACAACCATGCTTGACGAAACCATACCACTTACTACATCTGAATATAATGAATGGGGCAATCCTAACGATAAGACTTATTATGATTATATGTTATCTTATTCTCCGTATGATAATGTTGAGGCTAAAGATTATCCGAATATGTTAATTACAACCGGTTATCATGATTCGCAAGTTCAATATTGGGAACCGGCAAAATGGACGGCTAAATTAAGAACCATGAAGAAAGATAACAACTTATTGCTTCTAAAAACTAATATGGATTTCGGACACAGCGGTGCTTCCGGTCGTTTTGAAAAATTAAAGGACGCTGCTTTGGAATATGCTTTTGTATTTAAATTAAGCGGTATAAAAGAATAG
- a CDS encoding protein-L-isoaspartate(D-aspartate) O-methyltransferase, protein MNKFFFILFFVLSLFFQQRDDYKKAREKMVNSQIKARGITDSYTLAAMLSVPRHKFVPKSFMADAYLDSPLPIGYGQTISQPYIVAFMTETIKPKKDFKVLEIGTGSGYQAAVLARIVDKVYTIEIIEELFIQSKKRLEDLNYDNIFVKNADGYHGWKEKGPFDAIVVTAAAEFVPPPLIKQLKDGGKMIIPVGKPFTTQQLLLVEKKEGKIKTKNLMFVRFVPFTRAKN, encoded by the coding sequence ATGAATAAGTTTTTCTTTATACTGTTTTTTGTTCTTTCTCTGTTTTTTCAACAAAGGGATGACTACAAAAAAGCAAGAGAAAAGATGGTTAACAGCCAGATTAAAGCACGAGGTATTACAGATTCTTACACCCTTGCAGCCATGCTAAGTGTGCCAAGGCATAAATTTGTTCCGAAAAGTTTTATGGCTGATGCTTATCTTGATTCTCCTTTACCAATTGGTTACGGACAAACCATTTCTCAGCCCTATATCGTTGCTTTTATGACGGAAACTATCAAACCAAAAAAGGATTTTAAAGTATTGGAAATAGGAACAGGCTCAGGATACCAAGCAGCAGTTTTAGCTCGGATTGTTGATAAGGTATATACCATTGAAATTATTGAAGAACTGTTTATTCAATCAAAAAAGAGACTGGAAGATCTGAATTATGATAACATTTTTGTAAAAAATGCAGACGGCTATCATGGTTGGAAAGAGAAAGGTCCGTTTGATGCCATTGTGGTAACCGCTGCAGCGGAATTTGTGCCTCCTCCGCTTATAAAGCAATTGAAAGACGGCGGAAAAATGATTATTCCGGTGGGAAAACCATTTACCACCCAACAGCTACTGCTTGTAGAGAAAAAAGAAGGTAAAATAAAAACAAAAAATCTCATGTTTGTTCGATTCGTTCCTTTTACAAGAGCAAAAAATTAA